The following proteins are encoded in a genomic region of Chryseobacterium cucumeris:
- a CDS encoding alpha/beta hydrolase, which translates to MKLLFSLLLMIGSMFCKAQNLYSKAYGEPTNPSVIFIHGGPGGNATLFEGTTAQKLADKGFYVIVYDRRGEGRSKDASATMTFKESFEDLKGIYSAYNIKKANIIAHSFGGIIGTLFTEQFPDKVKSLTLAGALFTQQETYNHILKKAKEHFQNDSVQLKEIPAIENLDKNSAAYRKRCYEMAGKLGFFDMPNPTPESENLRKKYLTGEFYKSNIRNPNSPLTFYQNEPLNNLDNTTVLKDIRKKGIPVFAIYGKNDSIFSEKQLNDLKNIAGKRNFKLIDNCSHYLFVDQQDHFLEFIKLTLK; encoded by the coding sequence ATGAAATTACTGTTTTCCCTTCTTTTGATGATAGGTTCAATGTTCTGTAAAGCACAGAATTTGTATTCTAAAGCTTATGGAGAACCTACAAACCCTTCTGTCATTTTTATCCATGGCGGGCCGGGAGGAAATGCAACTTTATTTGAGGGGACTACCGCGCAAAAACTTGCCGACAAAGGATTTTATGTCATTGTTTATGACAGACGCGGTGAAGGACGTTCAAAAGATGCAAGTGCAACCATGACATTTAAAGAAAGTTTTGAGGATTTAAAAGGTATTTATTCCGCTTATAACATCAAAAAAGCCAATATTATTGCTCACAGTTTCGGCGGAATTATCGGAACTCTGTTTACGGAACAATTTCCTGACAAGGTAAAGTCACTCACCCTTGCAGGCGCTTTATTTACCCAGCAGGAGACCTATAACCATATTCTTAAAAAGGCAAAAGAGCATTTCCAAAATGATTCTGTGCAGCTAAAAGAGATTCCAGCAATAGAAAATCTGGATAAAAATTCCGCAGCCTACAGAAAAAGATGCTATGAAATGGCAGGAAAACTTGGCTTTTTTGACATGCCCAACCCTACTCCAGAAAGTGAAAATCTGAGAAAGAAATACCTTACAGGAGAATTTTATAAAAGCAATATAAGAAACCCCAACTCTCCTCTTACATTTTATCAGAATGAACCTTTAAATAACCTTGACAATACTACAGTTCTAAAAGATATCCGAAAGAAAGGAATTCCTGTTTTTGCCATATATGGTAAGAATGACAGTATATTTTCAGAAAAACAACTTAATGATCTTAAAAATATTGCCGGAAAAAGAAACTTTAAACTGATTGATAACTGCTCTCATTACTTATTTGTAGATCAGCAGGATCATTTTTTGGAATTTATTAAGCTTACATTGAAATAA
- a CDS encoding NUDIX hydrolase: MYKVFVNEKKLLLSKHPEELEKKLGYENYTTLEIALDLLENTSVQELNVYGENLDEIWQEFQKLFRIIEAAGGLVNNPEGKILFIRRLGKWDLPKGKMEKGESREESAVREIEEETGLSDVELVQFINTTYHIYVERNGEKILKCTHWFEMNFDGEDTSKPQIEEGITEVAWKTTSEIENEVFPSTFKNIKLIVKEFWDSKK; encoded by the coding sequence ATGTATAAAGTTTTTGTCAACGAAAAAAAATTATTACTATCTAAGCATCCTGAAGAACTTGAAAAAAAGCTTGGATACGAAAATTATACAACTTTAGAGATCGCCCTGGATCTTCTGGAGAATACTTCTGTGCAGGAACTTAATGTGTATGGAGAGAATTTGGATGAAATCTGGCAGGAGTTTCAAAAGCTTTTCAGAATTATAGAGGCGGCAGGTGGTCTCGTTAATAATCCTGAAGGTAAGATTCTTTTCATCAGAAGATTAGGCAAATGGGATCTTCCCAAGGGTAAAATGGAAAAAGGAGAATCCAGAGAAGAGTCTGCCGTACGGGAAATAGAGGAAGAAACAGGGTTGAGTGATGTTGAGCTTGTACAATTCATCAACACGACTTATCATATCTATGTAGAAAGAAACGGGGAGAAAATCTTAAAATGCACCCATTGGTTTGAAATGAACTTTGACGGCGAAGATACTTCCAAACCGCAGATAGAAGAAGGTATTACCGAAGTAGCCTGGAAAACGACCTCAGAAATTGAAAATGAAGTGTTCCCGAGTACTTTTAAAAATATCAAACTAATCGTAAAAGAATTCTGGGATTCGAAGAAATAA
- a CDS encoding DNA-3-methyladenine glycosylase I, with product MSYCLAIEGMQPESRKELHKNYHDNHYGFPIHDDNELFGRLILEINQAGLSWETVLKKEDSFRKAYDQFDIQKIADYTEEDRERLLSDPGIIRNKLKVNAAIENAKTIIELQKEFGSFEKWLEHHHPLTLQEWMKLFKKTFKFTGGEIVNEFLMSTGYLKGAHHETCPVHSKVLAQKPLWKEVEGK from the coding sequence ATGAGTTACTGTTTAGCAATAGAAGGAATGCAGCCTGAGAGCAGAAAAGAACTGCACAAAAATTACCATGATAACCACTACGGATTTCCTATCCATGATGATAATGAATTGTTTGGAAGACTGATTCTGGAAATTAATCAGGCAGGATTAAGCTGGGAAACGGTTCTGAAAAAAGAAGACAGTTTCAGAAAAGCATATGACCAATTTGATATTCAGAAAATAGCAGATTATACAGAAGAAGACCGTGAAAGATTATTGAGTGATCCGGGAATTATAAGGAATAAGCTAAAAGTAAATGCTGCCATTGAAAATGCTAAAACAATTATTGAATTACAAAAGGAATTTGGATCCTTTGAAAAATGGCTGGAGCATCATCATCCACTGACTTTGCAGGAATGGATGAAGCTTTTCAAAAAAACATTCAAATTTACAGGTGGAGAAATTGTAAACGAATTTCTTATGAGCACCGGATATCTGAAAGGAGCCCATCATGAAACCTGTCCTGTACACTCGAAAGTATTGGCTCAAAAGCCTTTGTGGAAAGAGGTTGAGGGGAAGTAG
- the lptC gene encoding LPS export ABC transporter periplasmic protein LptC, which produces MNFSEKISYKNIACLFSCAIFFILTSCEEDLTKRNGNQSKNFPSQIINNANIIQRDSGFVTLKAKAPIIEKYELIDSPYVVARKGIDIEFFDKKKPKVPGRITAKYARIFEYKKFYEAKGDVRIKTNEGQRFAMQSIYWDQKRNRIYTKDTVYVTMEDGSTLVGANGMTAKDDFSEYTFYNNSGDFSSKRISENKK; this is translated from the coding sequence ATGAATTTTTCAGAAAAAATATCATATAAAAATATAGCATGCCTTTTTAGTTGTGCTATATTTTTTATATTGACATCCTGTGAGGAGGATCTTACCAAAAGAAATGGCAACCAAAGCAAAAATTTCCCTTCACAGATTATTAACAACGCCAATATTATACAGCGTGATTCCGGTTTTGTGACTTTAAAAGCCAAAGCCCCCATCATTGAAAAATACGAACTGATCGACAGCCCGTATGTGGTAGCCCGAAAAGGAATTGATATTGAGTTTTTTGATAAAAAGAAACCTAAAGTTCCGGGAAGAATTACCGCTAAATATGCCCGTATTTTCGAATATAAAAAATTCTACGAAGCCAAAGGTGATGTAAGGATAAAAACCAATGAAGGACAGAGATTTGCCATGCAGAGTATTTATTGGGATCAGAAAAGAAACAGAATCTACACCAAAGACACGGTTTATGTTACCATGGAAGACGGTTCTACCCTGGTAGGTGCCAATGGAATGACTGCCAAAGATGATTTTTCCGAATACACATTCTATAACAATTCCGGAGATTTCAGTTCAAAAAGAATTTCTGAAAATAAAAAATAA
- a CDS encoding HlyD family secretion protein, producing MENNNTQAAEPKKKKSLVFPIILAAVVIGGGIYGYRAFTYGQYHEETDDAQIASNMAPVISKISGYVAQVKVKDNQFVKKGDTLVILDNRDQKMALEQAQAALSTARSNISNAEATTTATSKNIGSSEAAVVTANAQIEAAKVNVWKTSQDLKRYANLVKDHSITEQQYEQALAAKQSADRQLQVLVDQRNQIAQQTHIASSQTAASSQQISVAGSVAKQREVDVENAKLNLSYTVILAPEDGYVGKVPTQAGQYLQAGAQLFALVKNDQKWVVANFKETQVDKMVEGQKVKIEIDAFPDKEFEGVVSSFSPATGATFSILPPDNASGNFVKVVQRLPVKIDFVNLDKNIAKRLRTGMNVKAEVALK from the coding sequence ATGGAAAATAATAATACACAGGCAGCTGAACCTAAAAAGAAAAAAAGTTTAGTTTTTCCTATCATTTTAGCGGCAGTAGTAATCGGAGGAGGAATCTACGGTTACAGAGCCTTTACTTACGGACAGTATCACGAAGAGACTGATGATGCTCAGATTGCTTCCAATATGGCACCGGTAATTTCTAAAATCTCCGGCTATGTAGCTCAGGTAAAAGTAAAAGACAACCAGTTTGTGAAGAAAGGAGATACCTTGGTGATTTTGGATAACAGGGATCAGAAAATGGCTCTGGAACAGGCTCAGGCAGCTTTATCTACAGCCAGAAGCAATATTTCAAATGCAGAAGCTACTACCACAGCTACTTCAAAAAATATAGGTTCTTCTGAAGCAGCGGTAGTTACTGCTAATGCTCAGATAGAAGCAGCAAAAGTAAATGTCTGGAAAACTTCTCAGGATCTGAAGAGATATGCTAATCTTGTAAAAGACCATTCTATCACGGAACAGCAGTATGAGCAGGCTTTGGCAGCAAAACAATCTGCAGACAGACAGTTGCAGGTTTTAGTGGATCAGAGAAACCAAATTGCTCAGCAAACTCACATCGCTTCTTCTCAGACGGCTGCAAGCTCACAACAAATCAGTGTGGCAGGATCTGTTGCTAAACAAAGAGAAGTAGATGTAGAAAATGCAAAATTGAATTTATCCTATACTGTAATCCTTGCTCCTGAAGATGGATACGTAGGAAAAGTACCTACGCAGGCAGGTCAGTATCTGCAGGCGGGAGCTCAGTTGTTTGCTTTGGTTAAAAACGACCAGAAATGGGTGGTGGCCAACTTTAAGGAAACGCAGGTAGATAAAATGGTAGAAGGGCAGAAAGTGAAAATTGAGATTGATGCCTTCCCTGATAAAGAATTTGAAGGAGTGGTAAGCTCATTCTCTCCTGCTACTGGAGCTACTTTCTCTATTCTTCCTCCGGATAATGCAAGTGGTAACTTCGTAAAAGTAGTTCAGAGACTTCCTGTAAAAATTGATTTTGTAAATCTTGACAAGAATATTGCCAAAAGATTAAGAACAGGAATGAACGTGAAGGCAGAAGTTGCTTTGAAATAA
- a CDS encoding anhydro-N-acetylmuramic acid kinase: MKAVAIGLMSGTSLDGLDICLAEFEKQDTWTFKILKAETLSYSADWETQLRNSIHLSSEDLLELHSAYGFYLGQQVKAFIHQHQLENIDLIASHGHTVFHQPKRKFTLQIGDGRAIKLETGLPVIYDFRSQDVLMKGNGAPLVPIGDALLFSKYSACLNLGGFSNISLQWDGKRIAFDIAPVNIVLNHLAQQLHKNFDENGALAAQGKIDEILLNQLNSLDFYQISHPKSLGIEWCHQHIFPLLENIEALDALATFTEHAAQQIANVINEYSIKDILITGGGAYNTFLIEKIRAKTQAEMIIPEKEIIDYKEALIFAFMGVLKMNNEINVLSSATGSTADHCSGVIA, translated from the coding sequence ATGAAAGCTGTGGCTATTGGACTGATGTCCGGGACAAGTCTGGATGGTCTGGATATCTGTCTTGCTGAATTTGAAAAGCAGGACACATGGACTTTTAAAATCCTGAAAGCCGAAACACTCTCCTATTCTGCGGATTGGGAAACCCAACTTAGAAACTCCATTCATCTTTCGTCCGAAGATTTGCTGGAACTGCATTCAGCGTATGGTTTTTATCTCGGGCAGCAGGTTAAAGCATTTATCCATCAGCATCAACTTGAAAATATTGACCTGATTGCCTCTCATGGGCATACCGTTTTTCATCAGCCTAAAAGAAAATTCACCCTGCAGATTGGTGACGGCAGAGCCATAAAGCTGGAAACCGGATTACCTGTTATCTATGATTTCCGAAGCCAGGATGTGTTGATGAAAGGAAACGGAGCTCCTCTGGTTCCTATAGGTGATGCATTACTTTTTTCCAAATACAGCGCCTGCCTGAATTTAGGTGGATTTTCCAATATTTCTTTACAGTGGGATGGGAAAAGGATCGCTTTTGATATTGCTCCCGTGAATATTGTTTTGAACCATCTGGCCCAGCAGCTGCATAAAAATTTTGATGAAAACGGAGCACTGGCCGCACAAGGAAAGATAGATGAAATTTTACTGAACCAGCTTAACAGCCTGGATTTCTACCAGATTTCGCATCCAAAATCTTTGGGAATAGAATGGTGCCATCAACATATATTTCCCCTTCTTGAAAATATTGAAGCCTTAGATGCTCTGGCCACTTTTACAGAACATGCTGCCCAGCAGATTGCCAACGTCATCAATGAATATAGTATAAAAGACATCCTTATCACCGGAGGAGGTGCTTACAACACTTTTTTAATTGAAAAAATAAGAGCAAAAACACAAGCCGAAATGATCATCCCTGAAAAAGAGATTATCGATTATAAAGAAGCCCTGATTTTTGCCTTTATGGGCGTTTTAAAGATGAATAACGAGATCAATGTATTGTCTTCTGCCACGGGAAGTACAGCGGATCATTGCTCGGGAGTTATTGCATAA
- a CDS encoding TetR/AcrR family transcriptional regulator, whose product MNTNMISKEENILFAAEKLFAEQGFEGTSTREIAKAANVNISMISYYFGSKEKLYEKLVEYRMNEGQFFSKDLLGRTDINEWQKIERVIDQFSHKIRTQKCFYRIMQREQLHTKNPQIIEFLKQTKMGFLSMYSQILESGLKNGIFTKNPPIYLLHSTVSGTLFYAFNAKEMYKEFLNETEDEEAFDEKYYTELNKHIKYLLKDLLGYEENK is encoded by the coding sequence ATGAACACTAACATGATTTCAAAAGAAGAAAATATATTATTCGCTGCCGAGAAGCTCTTTGCAGAACAGGGATTCGAAGGAACTTCCACCCGGGAAATTGCAAAGGCGGCGAATGTAAACATCTCTATGATCTCATATTATTTTGGCTCTAAGGAAAAACTTTATGAGAAATTAGTGGAATACAGAATGAATGAAGGTCAGTTTTTCTCAAAAGACCTTTTGGGAAGAACAGACATCAACGAATGGCAGAAGATTGAAAGAGTAATCGATCAGTTTTCTCACAAGATCCGGACTCAAAAATGTTTCTACAGGATTATGCAGAGAGAGCAGCTGCATACCAAGAATCCTCAGATTATAGAATTTTTGAAGCAAACCAAAATGGGATTCCTTTCTATGTATTCGCAAATATTGGAAAGTGGTCTTAAAAATGGAATTTTCACCAAAAATCCACCTATTTATCTCCTTCATTCTACCGTAAGCGGAACCTTGTTTTATGCATTCAATGCAAAAGAAATGTATAAAGAGTTCCTGAATGAAACAGAAGATGAAGAAGCTTTTGATGAAAAATACTACACAGAACTTAATAAACATATTAAATATTTACTAAAAGACCTTTTAGGTTATGAAGAGAATAAATAA
- a CDS encoding ATP-binding protein, translated as MNWENIAGQTNLKKLLRESIAENRVSHAQLFVGKEGYGTLPMVLAYAREIFSQENEHAAAKVEHLNHLDLHFSFPVFTDNKNSLSKNKFDEFREMILASPYASYDDWTAFLESENKQLFISADEVDDQNQKFSLKSYEGGTKILIVWRADKMNVAASNKFLKFLEEPPAKTVILLTAESTNDILPTILSRTQIVEIPRINDEDIESYLKNNFSVSEEKVREIVHEAQGDLNEAIKLLNSGDKSNEFEKLFVQWVRDAFMVKKKPEYLRSIILWAREIAGWNREKQKNFLNYCSEIFRLALLQNYQSENLVYKKINANGFNWAGFSKFISGANIESILEEINTADLHLTRNGNPKIVWTDLGIKLSRYIHKST; from the coding sequence ATGAATTGGGAGAACATCGCCGGACAGACGAATCTGAAAAAACTTCTTAGAGAAAGCATTGCTGAAAACAGAGTGAGCCATGCCCAACTTTTTGTAGGAAAAGAAGGATACGGAACATTGCCTATGGTATTAGCCTATGCAAGGGAAATTTTCAGCCAGGAAAATGAACATGCTGCTGCGAAGGTTGAGCACCTCAATCACCTGGATCTGCATTTCAGCTTTCCGGTTTTTACGGATAATAAAAACTCATTAAGCAAAAATAAATTTGATGAATTCAGAGAAATGATCCTGGCTTCACCCTATGCAAGTTATGATGACTGGACCGCTTTTTTAGAATCAGAAAATAAACAGTTATTTATTTCTGCGGATGAAGTGGATGACCAGAATCAGAAGTTCTCTTTAAAAAGTTATGAAGGAGGAACCAAAATTCTTATCGTGTGGAGAGCAGATAAAATGAATGTCGCCGCTTCTAATAAGTTTTTGAAATTTTTGGAAGAACCACCAGCAAAAACGGTCATTCTTCTTACAGCTGAAAGTACAAACGATATTCTTCCAACTATTCTTTCCAGAACACAGATTGTAGAAATTCCAAGAATTAATGATGAAGATATAGAAAGTTATCTTAAAAATAATTTCTCTGTTTCAGAAGAAAAAGTGAGAGAGATTGTTCATGAAGCTCAGGGAGATCTCAATGAGGCTATAAAATTGTTGAATTCCGGAGATAAAAGCAACGAGTTTGAAAAGCTTTTCGTACAATGGGTAAGAGATGCATTTATGGTAAAAAAGAAACCGGAATATCTCAGAAGTATTATTTTATGGGCAAGGGAAATTGCAGGGTGGAACAGAGAAAAGCAAAAAAACTTCCTCAATTATTGTTCTGAAATTTTCAGACTGGCGCTGCTTCAGAATTATCAGTCCGAAAATCTGGTTTATAAAAAGATCAATGCGAACGGTTTCAATTGGGCCGGTTTTTCAAAATTTATCAGCGGAGCCAATATTGAGAGTATTTTAGAAGAAATCAATACTGCTGATCTGCACCTGACCAGAAACGGAAACCCTAAAATCGTCTGGACCGACCTGGGGATAAAATTATCAAGATATATTCATAAAAGCACATAA
- a CDS encoding DHA2 family efflux MFS transporter permease subunit, with product MQDSLVEYGARRVIITITAILCALLEIVDSTIVNVALNEMKGNLGATLSEVGWVITAYAIGNVIIVPMTSWLSQQFGRRNYFAASIIIFTVFSFLCGNATNIWELVFFRLMQGIGGGALLVTSQTIITESYPIEKRSMAQAIYGLGVIIGPTLGPPLGGYIVDNFSWPYIFYINIPIGIAATLMTLQFVRSPKYAEKRKASDVDWLGIALLAVTVGSLQFILERGHEEDWFESGMIVAFTVAAILGFILFLWRELTFKYPIVELRVLKNSNLRIGTMMSFVLGFGLYGSTFIVPLYTQSILGWTALQSGALMIPAALTTAFMMPIIGRLLAKGAKQQILVSLGLFIFFVYSFWGYKILTPDTSKDAFFWMLIVRGAGLGLLFIPITSLSLSTLKGQEIGQGAAFTGMMRQLGGSFGIAAITTFIANAGQKYRNNLISHLDENSFDVQQRLAALKANFIAKGMTPDAAMNAAYKMLDLSVTKQATVLSYMDVFLYLGIVFLICIPFILLVKERKSKEKIDLSEAMH from the coding sequence ATGCAAGATTCATTAGTAGAATATGGAGCGCGGAGAGTAATTATTACGATTACGGCTATCCTTTGTGCCCTTCTTGAAATTGTAGACTCCACGATTGTCAATGTTGCCTTGAATGAAATGAAGGGGAATCTTGGAGCTACGCTTTCAGAAGTAGGGTGGGTGATTACAGCGTATGCCATCGGGAATGTTATCATTGTTCCGATGACGAGCTGGCTTTCACAGCAGTTTGGGCGTAGAAATTACTTTGCGGCATCCATCATTATATTCACCGTATTTTCATTCTTATGTGGAAATGCAACCAATATCTGGGAACTCGTGTTCTTCAGATTGATGCAGGGAATTGGGGGTGGAGCCTTATTGGTAACCTCACAAACGATTATTACGGAATCTTATCCGATTGAAAAAAGAAGTATGGCTCAGGCTATTTACGGCCTTGGGGTAATTATCGGTCCTACACTGGGCCCGCCTCTTGGAGGATATATCGTTGATAACTTCAGCTGGCCCTATATTTTCTATATTAATATTCCGATTGGGATTGCAGCAACGCTGATGACGCTTCAGTTTGTAAGAAGTCCGAAATATGCAGAAAAACGTAAAGCTTCAGATGTTGACTGGCTTGGAATTGCGCTGCTGGCAGTTACAGTAGGCTCATTACAGTTTATTCTGGAAAGAGGACATGAAGAAGACTGGTTTGAGAGTGGAATGATCGTAGCCTTTACTGTAGCAGCAATTTTAGGATTTATACTCTTCCTTTGGCGGGAACTTACCTTCAAGTACCCGATTGTTGAGCTCAGAGTACTTAAAAACAGTAACCTGAGAATCGGGACTATGATGTCATTCGTTCTTGGATTCGGATTGTACGGTTCTACATTCATCGTTCCTTTGTACACCCAGAGTATTTTGGGATGGACAGCCCTTCAGTCGGGAGCGTTGATGATTCCGGCTGCATTAACGACAGCCTTTATGATGCCCATCATTGGGAGACTACTGGCAAAAGGAGCAAAACAGCAGATCCTGGTTTCATTAGGACTATTTATCTTCTTCGTTTACAGTTTCTGGGGATACAAAATTCTGACCCCGGATACCAGTAAAGATGCCTTCTTCTGGATGCTGATTGTAAGAGGAGCAGGTCTGGGATTATTATTTATTCCGATTACCTCTTTGTCGTTAAGTACCCTGAAAGGGCAGGAGATTGGTCAGGGAGCAGCCTTTACAGGGATGATGAGACAGCTGGGAGGATCTTTCGGGATTGCGGCAATCACGACCTTTATTGCCAATGCAGGACAGAAGTACAGAAATAACTTAATTTCCCACCTGGACGAAAACAGTTTTGATGTTCAGCAAAGACTGGCAGCATTGAAAGCCAATTTTATAGCAAAAGGAATGACTCCTGATGCTGCAATGAATGCTGCCTATAAAATGCTCGACTTATCTGTAACAAAACAGGCCACTGTTTTATCTTATATGGATGTATTTCTTTATCTCGGAATCGTATTCCTGATATGTATTCCGTTTATCTTACTCGTAAAAGAAAGAAAGAGTAAAGAAAAAATAGATTTGAGTGAAGCCATGCACTAG
- a CDS encoding TolC family protein codes for MKRINNSVIALSLFVGIANANAQEKRTLTLDEAVQLGIQNSKNLKIDAAKIEEATADLLEAKNRQLPELKVSGSYMYLPIKPNVDIKLPGLAGGAGGPEIHQVVYGSANLSVPIYSGGRIKYGIQSAKYLVEASKLSTENDKIAIAYNVAQAYNNLFKANQSIKVFEENLAASQKRDETFLKMENNGLIARNDRLKANLQTSNIELQLLEAKNNYNIANINMDLLLGLPETTELAVDENYIEEGTDVKPVDYYVNEARENRKDLQALAQQRKAAELGSKAAKAENLPSIAFTGGYVAADIPKFLTVYNAINVGIGVSYNLSNLWKENSSLRQSQAREKQLAATDELLNDNIKLDVNREYQNTDYSKKRIAVFEKSAEQANENYRITKNKYDNGLATMTELLDADAAQIAANVGVINAKADAALAYRKLLQTTGTLTIK; via the coding sequence ATGAAGAGAATAAATAACTCAGTGATTGCATTATCACTATTCGTAGGAATAGCAAATGCAAATGCTCAGGAGAAAAGAACACTTACTCTTGACGAGGCCGTGCAGCTGGGAATCCAGAACAGCAAGAATCTCAAGATCGATGCAGCCAAGATCGAAGAGGCTACAGCTGATCTTTTGGAGGCTAAAAACAGACAGCTACCGGAATTAAAGGTGTCAGGTAGCTATATGTACCTTCCGATAAAACCGAATGTTGATATCAAACTTCCAGGTCTTGCAGGAGGAGCTGGCGGACCTGAAATACATCAGGTAGTTTACGGTTCTGCTAATCTTAGCGTTCCCATTTACAGCGGTGGAAGAATCAAATACGGAATTCAGTCAGCAAAATATCTGGTAGAAGCTTCTAAATTAAGCACTGAAAATGATAAAATTGCCATTGCTTATAACGTTGCCCAGGCTTATAATAACCTGTTTAAAGCCAACCAGTCCATCAAGGTTTTTGAAGAAAATCTTGCCGCTTCTCAAAAAAGAGATGAAACCTTCCTTAAAATGGAAAACAATGGTTTGATTGCAAGAAATGACAGATTAAAGGCAAATCTTCAGACTTCAAATATTGAACTTCAGCTGTTGGAAGCCAAAAATAACTACAATATTGCCAACATCAATATGGATTTACTGCTTGGTCTTCCTGAAACGACCGAACTGGCAGTAGATGAAAATTATATTGAAGAAGGAACAGATGTTAAACCTGTTGATTATTATGTTAATGAAGCCAGAGAAAACCGGAAAGATTTACAGGCTCTGGCACAACAGAGAAAAGCAGCGGAATTAGGTTCGAAAGCAGCAAAAGCAGAAAATCTTCCTTCCATCGCATTTACAGGAGGTTATGTAGCAGCTGATATCCCTAAGTTTCTTACCGTATACAATGCCATCAATGTAGGAATCGGGGTTTCTTATAACCTGTCCAATCTTTGGAAAGAAAATTCTTCATTGAGACAATCGCAGGCGAGAGAAAAACAGCTTGCCGCTACTGATGAATTACTGAATGATAACATTAAGCTTGATGTCAACAGAGAATATCAGAACACAGACTATTCGAAAAAGAGAATTGCTGTTTTTGAAAAATCGGCGGAACAGGCTAATGAAAATTACAGAATTACCAAAAATAAATACGACAACGGTTTGGCAACCATGACTGAATTGCTGGATGCAGACGCAGCTCAGATTGCTGCCAATGTTGGCGTGATCAATGCTAAGGCAGATGCTGCACTGGCATACAGAAAACTATTACAGACAACAGGAACTTTAACAATTAAATAA
- a CDS encoding TQO small subunit DoxD, translating into MKHTLNSQSSDMAGLYTLSLRMVIGWTYFSAFWRRLILENKLIPDEKGYIGEKFNHFLPNALGIKPVIEYLVTHPDALQRSMMIFTIIEAIVGLFIILGLFTRLMSIGIFSLALGILLGSGWLGTTCLDEWQIGVLGVAGGFVMFLTGSGPYSLDHYFMKNNKKFTQKRWFQWLGSGNFPVSDPKGFVLAGSLIILGLTLFTNQYFHGGVWGTLHNKSVKPKLEISKISHQHSKLTFEVYRTEGADVYGSFLIGIHILDKNGKILKELDHKELAGIPKEDIQNHYVAKVKPGKHSLIIPLGAKADVTLNIDDIFQKNDIHSLKLIDVSGIEWIEKID; encoded by the coding sequence ATGAAACATACCTTAAACAGCCAGTCTTCAGACATGGCCGGATTATATACTTTATCCCTCCGTATGGTTATCGGATGGACCTACTTTTCAGCGTTCTGGCGCCGGCTTATCCTTGAAAACAAACTTATTCCTGATGAAAAGGGATATATCGGGGAAAAATTCAATCATTTTTTACCCAATGCACTCGGAATAAAACCTGTTATTGAATATCTGGTGACTCATCCTGATGCTTTACAACGCTCCATGATGATTTTTACCATTATTGAGGCAATTGTCGGATTATTCATCATCCTCGGTTTATTTACCAGGCTGATGAGTATTGGCATTTTCAGCCTTGCTCTCGGGATTTTATTAGGTTCCGGCTGGCTGGGAACAACCTGCCTTGACGAGTGGCAGATTGGTGTATTGGGTGTAGCCGGTGGATTTGTCATGTTTCTCACAGGAAGTGGTCCTTATTCTCTGGATCATTATTTCATGAAAAACAACAAAAAATTCACTCAAAAAAGATGGTTTCAATGGCTTGGCTCAGGAAATTTTCCTGTGTCAGATCCAAAGGGTTTTGTACTGGCAGGCTCACTCATCATATTGGGGTTAACTCTTTTTACCAATCAGTATTTTCATGGAGGTGTGTGGGGAACACTTCACAATAAATCGGTAAAACCCAAGCTTGAAATTTCAAAAATCTCTCATCAGCATTCAAAATTAACGTTCGAAGTTTACAGGACGGAAGGTGCTGATGTGTATGGCTCTTTTCTGATAGGGATTCATATCCTCGACAAAAACGGAAAGATTTTAAAGGAACTGGATCATAAAGAACTTGCCGGAATTCCTAAAGAGGATATTCAGAATCATTATGTTGCCAAAGTGAAACCGGGAAAGCACAGTCTGATAATTCCATTAGGAGCAAAAGCAGATGTGACCCTGAATATTGATGATATTTTTCAAAAAAATGATATCCACAGTCTGAAACTGATTGATGTGAGTGGTATTGAATGGATAGAAAAGATTGATTAG